The Pseudomonas sp. FP198 genomic interval AGGCTGTAGGAAATGTCAGCTCGCTTGAATATCTCGCGGACGATGTCCACCGCAATGCCATGAATGTTTTCGTCCTGGGCGAAGTTCTTGCCGTTCTTCGCCATGTTGTAGGGCGGAAAGTTCTCCGTCAGCAATACCAGGCCAGCATCGCGGCCGTCCCCGGCCTGCGCCCCGCTCATGAACAGCAGGAAAGTGCTGGTAAATACAACAAGAGCGCGTTTGAACATATCTGATTGTCCGGGTCCATGGCGTATTCCAGAGTGCCTTGGGCCTGCCGGCATGTCTACTGTCGTTTTTCACGACAAACACCCAACCAAACAGGATGCGCGCAAACGCAACCTTGGCGGAGGTAATTAGTTACCACCTTCCATCACGCCGAGGCTGATTAATTAGCGAAGCCGGCCAAGACCGGCCCCAATTAATCAAAGGCATGACTCAATGAAAACGATCTACTTGTTACTGGGCGGTTTGCTTTGCCTGTCTGGCGCACTGAGCGTTGCACACGGCAAAGATTATGGCGAAGGGGTTCAGAACTTCACCGACTCAAAAATCCTGAACAACAAGGACGGCTCACATGACCATTGGCAGGGTATCGGACGCTTGTACACAATGAACGGGCGTTGTACCGCGGCGCTTCTCGATACCCAAGACGTTACGGGGTCACCGCCCACGCCCGCCTACGTGCTTACCGCGGGGCATTGCACCGAGTTGACCAACGCGAACATCGTTACCAACAAGCCAATACAAGGCTTCATGCAGTTCAACTATTTCGCCGATACCGCACCCTATCTTACTTATCCATTGAAAAAAATTGCCTGGAGGAGCGTTCAAGGCGTAGACATTGCAGTCATTGAACTGGACGTCAGCCTGCAAACTTTGCTCAAGGAAGGGATACGGCCACTGGGCCTGGCCACTGAGCGCCCCGTCGACGGGACGGATGTCCTGATCGTAGGCGCACCAGTCCACGAGCAGGACACGCTGCGATTGGCCGCCTGCACACTGCAACCTGCCCAGGAGATTGTGGAAGGCCGGTGGGTCTGGCGTAACACGCTGATGACCCGCTGCAAGGATATAAAAGGTGGCGGCTCTGGCAGCCCGCTACTTGATCGCCATACCAACCAGATCATCGGCGTGATAGGCACGGGCAACCTGACCGCCCAAGCCTACCCCTGCGAACAGCACGCTCCATGCACGCCCGACGGCGGACACTACAAGGCCATACTGGGCAATATATACGGTAATGCGACGAACTATCTCAGCGGCTGTTTTGTACAGGGCCGCCTCGTTCAAGGCGCGACTTCTTTCTGTCCGCTCTATCCGGTCTTTTCCGTCAGTGCCCCAGCGGACAGCCCGCAAAGGTACAGAAGAGCGGGAAAAAAGGCCAACGGTAGCGCAGATATTCCGAACTGGAATTACAAGTTCTCCATCGACACGCCTTTCTACCGTCATAAAACCGTTCAAACCGCGAAGGACTGCCAACAAGGCCCAGGCTATAGCCAAACAATAAGTGCCAAGAATGCCTTTATAAACACTGCAATAGGGGATCAGCCCGGTTTGTACTTCTTATGCATCCTGGGCGTGGGTTCCGCAGACCAACGCCCAGAAGAAGGGCTGACCAACAATGCGTTGTCCCTTCCGGTCGAAATTCTGGAAAACGCCCCGACAGCTCAGCCTGAACTGATGTTCACTACTGGCGTGCAAGTGTCGACAACGAAGAATGAGCAGCCGCATCGAACCTACGCTTACAAGTTCGGCCCGACAGGGGAGACAGACTGCTCAGACAAATCCGATTACGACACCAGCGAAGATATATATGCGTGGCTTGAAAATTCACACTTGCCTGGAAAGCTCTGCACCATTGCCTATGACATATCCAAACAAGCATCCGAGCCAAGGATGGACATCCTGAACCCTACCCCGCTCAGGGACGTCCAGCACTCGCCCTGATTCGCCCTCGGCTCGCCTGCCGGATTCTCGGCTTATCTGACGCAGATACCGCGCTGGGCCATGTAGGCCTTGGCTTCCGGCACGGTATATTCGCCAAAGTGGAAAATGCTCGCTGCCAACACTGCACTGGCATGGCCTTCCAGAATGCCATCGGCCAGGTGCTGCAGGTTACCGACACCGCCGGAAGCGATGACCGGGATGCCCAGGGCATCGCTGATAGCACGGGTGACGCCGAGATCGAAGCCGTTCTTCATACCGTCCTGGTCCATGCTGGTCAGCAGGATTTCTCCGGCGCCCAGGCCCTCCATCTTCTTCGCCCATTCGACGGCGTCCAGCCCGGTTGGCTTGCGCCCGCCATGGGTGAAGATTTCCCAGCGCGGGGTTTCGCCCGGACCGGAGACCTTCTTCGCGTCGATCGCCACGACGATGCACTGCGAGCCGAAATGCTCGGCCGCCTCGCCGACGAATTCCGGGTTGAAGACCGCCGCGGTGTTGATGGACACCTTGTCCGCGCCGGCATTGAGCAGGTTGCGGATGTCCTGCACGCTGCGCACGCCACCGCCCACGGTCAGCGGGATGAACACCTGGCTGGCCATGCGCTCGACGGTGTGCAGCGTGGTATCACGGCCGTCGACGCTGGCCGTGATATCCAGGAAAGTAATCTCGTCCGCACCCTGCTCGTCATAACGACGGGCGATTTCCACCGGGTCGCCAGCGTCACGGATGTTCTCGAACTTCACGCCCTTGACCACCCGGCCGTTATCCACGTCCAGGCAAGGGATGATGCGTTTGGCCAGCGCCATGATGAGTCCTCAGCCTTTATAGGAATCGCAGAAGGCCTGGGCCTCGGCGACGTCCAGGGTACCTTCATAGATCGCGCGACCGGTGATCGCACCGATGATGCCCGGCGCCCTGGCGTCGAGCAGTGCCTTGATGTCGCCCAGGTTGTGGATGCCGCCGGAGGCGATCACCGGGATCTTCGTGGCGGCGGCCAGGGCAGCGGTGAACGGAACGTTGCAGCCCTGCATCATGCCGTCCTTGGCAATGTCGGTGTAGACGATGGCGGACACGCCGTCGGCTTCGAAACGCTTGGCCAGGTCGATCACTTGCACGGTACTCACTTCAGCCCAGCCGTCGGTGGCGACAAACCCGTCCTTGGCGTCGAGGCCAACGATGACCTTGCCCGGGAAGGCACGGCAGGCTTCGGCGACGAACTCGGGTTCCTTGACGGCCTTGGTGCCGATGATCACGTAGCTGACGCCGGCCTTGACGTAGTGCTCGATGGTCTCCAGCGAACGAATGCCGCCACCGATCTGGATCGGCAGGTTCGGGTACCGTTTGGCGATGGCCGTGACCACTTCACCGTTGACCGGCTGGCCTTCGAAGGCACCGTTCAGGTCAACCAGATGCAGACGACGGCAACCGCCCTCCACCCACTTGGCGGCCATGCTCACCGGGTCATCGGAAAACACCGTGGAGTCTTCCATGCGGCCCTGGCGCAGACGGACGCAAGCGCCGTCCTTGAGATCGATAGCGGGGATAATCAGCATCTGGCAAACCTTCAAATACGAAAATTCAGCTTGGCTCGAAAATCAGTTTTTCTCGAGCGCCCACAAGTCGCTTTCGATGCTTTCGAACCTTTCCTTAAGGTGCGCCTGCACATCGAAAATCGCCCTGTTGTAATAGTGCGGAGCAATTTCGCGGGTAAACAGATCAAGAATTTCCGCCGCTTCGAACGAGCCAAGGTCCAGCTCGAAACGCTCCTCCATGAACCGCTGGATCTTGCGGTTCGCCTCACTTTCCTGCTCAGGCGTGAGAGTGAGGATCGGCGGTTTCTTGCGGGCCATTACCAGCGCCCGTCCCACGCCGCGAAGTTCTGCAGCAGTTGCAGGCCATGGGTATGGCTCTTCTCCGGGTGAAACTGCACGGCGAAGCGCGAGCCATCGGCCAGGGCCGCGGCGAAATCGACACCATAGTGACCGCTGCCCACCACCTGCCGGGCATTGCCGGCGGCGATGTAGTAGCTGTGCACGAAGTAGAAACGCGCGAGGTCCGGAATATCGTGCCACAGCGGATGGTCCACCGTTTGCCGCACTTCGTTCCAGCCCATGTGCGGCACTTTCAAGTGCTCGCCGTCTTCATGCAGGCCCTTGCCAAAGAATTTCACCTGGCCCGGGAACAGCGAGATGCAATCGACCCCGTCGTTCTCTTCACTGCGATCGAGCAAAGCCTGCATGCCCACGCAGATGCCGAGGAACGGGCGATCCTGGCTGACTTCGTGCACCAGCTTGTCGAAGCCCAGGCGCCGAATCTCGGCCATGCAATCACGAATCGCGCCGACACCGGGGAACACTACCCGGTCGGCTTCGCGAATCACGTCGGCATCGCTCGTGATCAGCACCTTGCCGGCGCCTACATGCTCGAGGGCCTTGGCCACCGAGTGCAGGTTGCCCATGCCGTAATCGATAACCGCAACCGTCTGCATTACAGGACGCCTTTGGTGGAAGGCATCTGGCCGGCCATGCGGTCATCGAGCTCGACAGCCATGCGCAGCGCGCGGCCGAACGCCTTGAACACGGTTTCGATCTGGTGGTGGGTGTTGTGCCCGCGCAGGTTGTCGATGTGCAGGGTCACGTTGGCGTGGTTGACGAAGCCCTGGAAGAATTCCTGGAACAGGTCGACGTCGAAGCCGCCGACGGTGGCGCGGGTGTACGGCACATGCATCTGCAGGCCAGGGCGCCCGGAGAAGTCGATGACCACGCGCGACAGCGCTTCATCGAGCGGCACGTAGGCATGGCCGTAGCGACGGATACCCTTCTTGTCGCCGATGGCTCTGGTGAAAGCCTGGCCCAGCGTGATACCGACATCCTCCACGGTGTGGTGATCGTCGATATGCAGGTCGCCCTTGCTGACGATGTCCAGGTCGATCAGCCCGTGACGGGCGATCTGGTCGAGCATGTGCTCAAGAAAAGGCACGCCGATATCAAACCGGGCCTTTCCGGTGCCATCCAGGTTGATCGAGGCTTTGATCTGGGTTTCCAGAGTGTCGCGCTCGACAGACGCCTTACGTTCGGCCATCACCAGCTCCGCAAAATCATTGGGCGAAAAAGGCAGCCATTATAGGGGCGCGAGCGCCAAACAGAAACAAAAGAGGTGACACCGCTGACGGGCTGAAACCGATGCGGCGGCGTTAGACATGTCCATACAAGTCTTCCAGGACTCATGAAAACAAATGTGGGAGCGAGCCTGCTCGCGAAAGCGGTGCATCAGAAGACATTGTTGTCGACTGACACGCCCCATTCGCGAGCAGGCTCGCTCCCACAGGGTTGGCCCGTTTCCAATGGATTCGGGCCTATTTTGGAGTGTCGCTTAGCGGAACAACACCGCCGTCTTCTGCAGGGTCACCCACACACCCCACGCCAGCGGAATGCCCACCACCAGCCAGGCGGCGATCGCCAGGGGCTTGGTGCCCGGTGCGGCTTTCCATTCCAGCGAAGTGGTGCTGTCGGCGCCCTTGTCGTGGCCCAGCGCTTGCTCTGCGGCCAGTTCGGCGTCGGTCATGAAGTACTTGTCGGCGACCGGGCGAACCAGCAGGTTGCACAGGAAGCCCAGCACCAGCAGGCCGGCGAGGATGTACAGGGTGATGTCATAGGCCGCGGCGCGTTCTACGCCGATGCTCAGTTGATATTCACGCAGGTAGTTCACCAGTACCGGACCCAGTACGCCGGCTGCCGCCCAGGCGGTCAACAGGCGACCGTGGATCGCACCGACCATTTGCGTACCGAACAGGTCCGCCAGGTAGGCCGGCACGGTGGCGAAACCGCCGCCGTACATCGACAGGATGATGCAGAACGCCGCCACGAACAGCGCGACGCTGCCCAGGTGGCCCAGGCTCGGGATCAGCGCATACAAGGCCACACCCAGGGCAAAGAACACGAAGTAGGTGTTTTTGCGACCCAGGTAGTCCGAGAAGGAGGCCCAGAAGAACCGGCCACCGATGTTGAACAGGCTCAGCAGACCGGTGAAACCGGCTGCAATGGCAGCGATCTGGCCCAGTTGCGCGGCGTCCAGCTGACCGAACGGCAGGTCGTTGCCGAGCAGTTTGCCGCCGAACACCTCCTGCAGCAGTGGCGAAGCCATGCCCAGGATGCCGATACCCGCGGATACGTTCAGGCACAGCACCAGCCAGACCAAACGGAACTGCGGGGTTTTCCAGGCAACGTTCACGTGAACGTGGCGATGGGTGATCATCGCGTTCGCGGCTTTTTTCGGTGCAGGATTCCAGCCCTCAGGCTTCCAGCCGGTCGGCGGAACGCGATAAGACAAGGCGCCACCGATCATGAACACGAAGTAGATCGCGGCCATCACCAGGAAGCTCTGCCATACGCCCACGTCGGTTGGCGTAGCGAAATGGCTCATCAGCGCTGCTGCCAGTGGAGCACCCACCATCGCGCCACCGCCGAAGCCCATGATCGCCATGCCGGTCGCCATGCCGCGCTTGTCCGGGAACCACTTGATCAGCGTCGACACCGGGGAGATGTAGCCCAGGCCCAGGCCGATACCACCGATGACACCGGAGCCGACCCACATCAGCCAGATCTGATGGGTATAGATACCCAGCGCCGAAATCAGCAGGCCACCACACCAGCACAGGGCCGATACCACGCCAGCCTTGCGCGGACCGGCATGTTCCAGCCAGCCGCCCCAGATGGCTGCCGAGCAACCCAGGAAAATGAAGAACAGGGTGTAGATCCAGCCGAGCATCGAGATCGGCCAGTCACATTGGGACGAAAAGACTTGCGAGATGAAGCTCATGTCCGGCGCGCAGGCTACCGGCTTGGTGATGCCCAAGGCCTTGGACAGCGGCAACCAGAACACCGAAAAGCCGTAGGCCATGCCGATGCACAGGTGAATGGCCAGCGCGGCCGGTGGCACCAGCCAGCGGTTGAAGCCAGGCTTGGCGATAATGCGTTCCTTGGAGAGGAACGCAGGCTGGTCGGCAACGCCGTCCGCCGTAATGCTCGTGCTCATTGTGTATCCCCCAGTTATTGGAATAGGTTCGCCAGCCACGCATCACCCTCAGTCTTCATTTGCACGCAGGCATGACTGTATTTTGCGGTGAAGCTCCATTTTGGTGCGGCATCACGTCGCACAGGGACGGGCGAACTGACAAAGGTTACCATTTGCTCGTGACAGAATAACCAAAGTGCTATCACCTTTTTTCTGTCATTCGTCTTATCGCGCCTCTTCCCACTTTCTGTAGGGCGTTATTCGTTTATTTTTCAGGAATCTCCATGCCCATCGTCGTCGAGCGTCTGAATGAAGCCACTCATCAGGATCATCAGGACCTGCAGAAAATCTACCAGGACGCCCCGGCCTGGCTGTTCGAGCCGTTCAGCGATGCCGGGCAGTTGATCAACAGTTGCCTGACGGAAGGTACGCTGATTGCGGCACGGTTCAACGACCGACTGCTCGGCGCCGCACGCCTGCAACGGCACCAGGACGCTTGGTACTTGTCTCACCTGTGCGTAAGAAAGGTTACCCGCCGCCGTGGTGTAGCCGAGCGCCTGGTGAGCGAGGCAAGGAGGATGGCTCGAGATGATGACGCCGGGCTTCGGCTCGAGGCACCGGCCGGGCATCTGGAGGTGCAGGCCTTGGCGGCGAAGCTGAAGTTGTCTCTCGATATTTGCTGACCTTTGTGGCGAGGGGATTTATCCCCGTTGGGGTGCGAAGCGCCCCTAAAACCAAACGCCGAGGTTTACCGACTGATCTGCATTGCTTGCATCAGGGTTGCTGCGCAACCCGACGGGGATAAATCCCCTCGCCACAGGTCTATGTCCGGCAGGTCTGCGGTAAGACAGATCACCCAACGCTCCACCAACCCGGGACGTTATACTCTCCGGTAAAATTTGAACTCAACCTACAAGGATTCGCCCATGAAAGCGTTCGGCAAAATCCTGGGTCTGGTACTTCTCGGGCTGTTGCTGATCATTGTGGCCCTGGGCTTTGCCCTGACCCACCTCTTCGATCCCAACGACTATAAGGAAGAGATCCGCCAGATAGCCCGCGACAAGGCCCACATCGAGCTGACCCTCAATGGCGATATCGGCTGGAGCCTGTTTCCATGGCTGGGTCTTGAATTGCACGAAGCCA includes:
- a CDS encoding OFA family MFS transporter — its product is MSTSITADGVADQPAFLSKERIIAKPGFNRWLVPPAALAIHLCIGMAYGFSVFWLPLSKALGITKPVACAPDMSFISQVFSSQCDWPISMLGWIYTLFFIFLGCSAAIWGGWLEHAGPRKAGVVSALCWCGGLLISALGIYTHQIWLMWVGSGVIGGIGLGLGYISPVSTLIKWFPDKRGMATGMAIMGFGGGAMVGAPLAAALMSHFATPTDVGVWQSFLVMAAIYFVFMIGGALSYRVPPTGWKPEGWNPAPKKAANAMITHRHVHVNVAWKTPQFRLVWLVLCLNVSAGIGILGMASPLLQEVFGGKLLGNDLPFGQLDAAQLGQIAAIAAGFTGLLSLFNIGGRFFWASFSDYLGRKNTYFVFFALGVALYALIPSLGHLGSVALFVAAFCIILSMYGGGFATVPAYLADLFGTQMVGAIHGRLLTAWAAAGVLGPVLVNYLREYQLSIGVERAAAYDITLYILAGLLVLGFLCNLLVRPVADKYFMTDAELAAEQALGHDKGADSTTSLEWKAAPGTKPLAIAAWLVVGIPLAWGVWVTLQKTAVLFR
- the panM gene encoding aspartate 1-decarboxylase autocleavage activator PanM, whose amino-acid sequence is MPIVVERLNEATHQDHQDLQKIYQDAPAWLFEPFSDAGQLINSCLTEGTLIAARFNDRLLGAARLQRHQDAWYLSHLCVRKVTRRRGVAERLVSEARRMARDDDAGLRLEAPAGHLEVQALAAKLKLSLDIC
- the hisB gene encoding imidazoleglycerol-phosphate dehydratase HisB, translating into MAERKASVERDTLETQIKASINLDGTGKARFDIGVPFLEHMLDQIARHGLIDLDIVSKGDLHIDDHHTVEDVGITLGQAFTRAIGDKKGIRRYGHAYVPLDEALSRVVIDFSGRPGLQMHVPYTRATVGGFDVDLFQEFFQGFVNHANVTLHIDNLRGHNTHHQIETVFKAFGRALRMAVELDDRMAGQMPSTKGVL
- the hisF gene encoding imidazole glycerol phosphate synthase subunit HisF, with translation MALAKRIIPCLDVDNGRVVKGVKFENIRDAGDPVEIARRYDEQGADEITFLDITASVDGRDTTLHTVERMASQVFIPLTVGGGVRSVQDIRNLLNAGADKVSINTAAVFNPEFVGEAAEHFGSQCIVVAIDAKKVSGPGETPRWEIFTHGGRKPTGLDAVEWAKKMEGLGAGEILLTSMDQDGMKNGFDLGVTRAISDALGIPVIASGGVGNLQHLADGILEGHASAVLAASIFHFGEYTVPEAKAYMAQRGICVR
- the hisA gene encoding 1-(5-phosphoribosyl)-5-[(5-phosphoribosylamino)methylideneamino]imidazole-4-carboxamide isomerase; the encoded protein is MLIIPAIDLKDGACVRLRQGRMEDSTVFSDDPVSMAAKWVEGGCRRLHLVDLNGAFEGQPVNGEVVTAIAKRYPNLPIQIGGGIRSLETIEHYVKAGVSYVIIGTKAVKEPEFVAEACRAFPGKVIVGLDAKDGFVATDGWAEVSTVQVIDLAKRFEADGVSAIVYTDIAKDGMMQGCNVPFTAALAAATKIPVIASGGIHNLGDIKALLDARAPGIIGAITGRAIYEGTLDVAEAQAFCDSYKG
- a CDS encoding serine protease, with the translated sequence MKTIYLLLGGLLCLSGALSVAHGKDYGEGVQNFTDSKILNNKDGSHDHWQGIGRLYTMNGRCTAALLDTQDVTGSPPTPAYVLTAGHCTELTNANIVTNKPIQGFMQFNYFADTAPYLTYPLKKIAWRSVQGVDIAVIELDVSLQTLLKEGIRPLGLATERPVDGTDVLIVGAPVHEQDTLRLAACTLQPAQEIVEGRWVWRNTLMTRCKDIKGGGSGSPLLDRHTNQIIGVIGTGNLTAQAYPCEQHAPCTPDGGHYKAILGNIYGNATNYLSGCFVQGRLVQGATSFCPLYPVFSVSAPADSPQRYRRAGKKANGSADIPNWNYKFSIDTPFYRHKTVQTAKDCQQGPGYSQTISAKNAFINTAIGDQPGLYFLCILGVGSADQRPEEGLTNNALSLPVEILENAPTAQPELMFTTGVQVSTTKNEQPHRTYAYKFGPTGETDCSDKSDYDTSEDIYAWLENSHLPGKLCTIAYDISKQASEPRMDILNPTPLRDVQHSP
- a CDS encoding DUF2164 domain-containing protein, which codes for MARKKPPILTLTPEQESEANRKIQRFMEERFELDLGSFEAAEILDLFTREIAPHYYNRAIFDVQAHLKERFESIESDLWALEKN
- the hisH gene encoding imidazole glycerol phosphate synthase subunit HisH, with product MQTVAVIDYGMGNLHSVAKALEHVGAGKVLITSDADVIREADRVVFPGVGAIRDCMAEIRRLGFDKLVHEVSQDRPFLGICVGMQALLDRSEENDGVDCISLFPGQVKFFGKGLHEDGEHLKVPHMGWNEVRQTVDHPLWHDIPDLARFYFVHSYYIAAGNARQVVGSGHYGVDFAAALADGSRFAVQFHPEKSHTHGLQLLQNFAAWDGRW